ACCACCTCAACCTGGGACCCCACGCGCTCTACATGGCGGGAGCGGCGGCGCGGGTGCTCGGACGCCTGGGCCTGGAACTCAGGGGACGGGGACCTCGCGGCGAGGGTGGCTTCGCGCTGCGCGGAGGCCGGCTACACACCCTTCCCTCGGGACTCGTGTCCCTGCTGACCACGGATCTACTGAGCACCATGGGCAAGCTGGAGTTCGCTCGGGTGATGGCGAACTTGATGCGTGTGGACGCCTCGACGCTCAAGGGGATGAGCCTGGAGGAATGGCTGTGCGCGAACGTGTCGCGCGAGGAGGTGCGAGATCCCGTGGCGATGCTCTTCCGGGTGTCGACGTACTGCGCGGACCTGGCGCTCCTGGGCGCGGACGCGGCGGTGGCGCAACACCAGGCGGCGATGGCCCAGGGGGTGCGCTACCTCGATGGGGGCTGGGTCGAGCTGGTGCGTGGACTGTCGGCGATAGCCGACGCGGCGGGAGTGGAGCGGGTGCTGTCGGCGCGGGTGGAAGAGGTGACGCGCGAGGAGGGAGGCGGACGCCCCCGGGTGCACGGCGTGCGGCTGGCGGACGGAACGGAGTGGGCGGCCGAAGCGGTGGTGCTGGCGGCGGGGCCCCAGGACGTGGCGGCACTCCTGCCGGGGGACGCGGTGGCGGCGGGCTGGGCGGCGAAGGCGGTGCCGGTGAAGGCGGCCACGCTGGAGGTGGGACTGTCGCGGCTGCCGAGGCCCGGGGCGCTGATAGCATTCGGGGTGGATCGGCCGTGGTATGCGTCGGTGCACTCGGCGTGGGCGCGGGTGGCCCCGGAGGGAGGAGCACTGGTGCACGTGGCCAAGTACCTCGGGGAGCGCGACGCGGTGGCGAGCGAGCCGGAACTCGAGGGCGTGCTGGAGCTGTTGCAGCCGGGCTGGCGGCAGCACGTGGTGACGCGGCGGTTCCTGCCCGGGCTGACGGTGATGCACGCGCTGCCGACGAAGACCGAGGGCCTCGAGGGCCGTCCCCGGCCGGTGGTGGAGCATCTCCAGGGTCTGGGCCTCGTGGGCGACTGGGTGGGGCCCGAGGGCATGCTGGTGGATGCCTCGCTCTCGAGCGCCGAGGCGGTGGCTCGCGCATGGCTGGGCAGAGCCGAGGGGGCCCGCGCGGCATGACGTCCGTGGATCACGAGGCGCTGGAGCACGCGGCACGGGAGCACGAGCGCTTCCTGTGGGGGCTGTGCTACCGGATGACAGGCGTCGCGGCGGACGCGGACGAGCTGGTGCAGGAGACCTATGCGCGGGCGCTCGCGACACCACCCGGGCAGCCCGAGGAGATGCGCCCGTGGCTCACGCGCGTGGCGATGAACCTGGCGAGGGACAGACTCCGGCGGCGCAAGCGCGAGGACTACGTGGGGCCGTGGCTGCCCTCGCCGGTGGAGACGGGCGAGGAGGCGGTGGCGTCGGTGGAGGCGCACCTGTCCGGAGGCGGCACCACCGAGGGCCGCTACGAGCTGTTGGAGAGCGTGACGTTCGCGTTCCTGCTGGCGCTCGAGGCGCTCACGCCGCGGCAGCGCGCGGTGCTGCTCCTGCGCGACGTCTTCGACTACCCGGTACGCGAGGTGGCCGAGTGCTTGAGGATGAGCGAGACGAACGTGAAGGTGACGCACCACCGGGCACGGGCGGTGATGGCGGCGTATGACCGGGAGCGGTGCGTGCCCACGCGCGAGCTCCAGGAGCGGACCCGGCGGACGCTGGAGGATTTCCTGGGAGCGCTGGTCTCGGGGGACGTGGCGGCGGCCGAGGCGCTGCTGGCCGAGCCCGTGCGGGCATTGTCGGACGGAGGCGGCGAGACGTTCGCGGCGCGGGTGCCCGTGGTGGGAATCAAGCGCGTGGCGCTCTTCTACCGACGGCTGCACGAGCTGGGCGGCGTGGCGGACGCGCTGGAGGTGCGGATGATCAACGGGCTGCCCGCGCTGGTAGCCCACTGGATGCAGCCCGCTCCCGGGCGCCCCAAGCGGGTGGTCATCCGCCTGGACATTGGCGAGGACGGACGGGTGCGGGTGCTGCACTCCGTCCAGGCGAGCCGCAAGCTCACGGGACTGCCCGCCTCGACGAGCTGACGGCGCATGCCTCCTGGCGGACTCTCATGGACAGCGATTGTAATTATTTCCAGAAGGTCAGGGCAGCACATATACATACTGCAACCCCAAGACAGATGCTTCGTGTATGACAGATACAACGTGAATCGGAGCCGCGATGTCCAAACGCGCCGGACACTTCCACGGAGACAACCATGTCGAAACTTTCGCTGGTCGCAGCGCTCACCCTGGGTCCCTTGCTCGGCTGCGGTATTCAGAGCACTCCGTCCGAGCCGAACCCCGATGGAAGCATCGGAGCCGAGCGCTTGGATGCGGGAGCACCCCTGAGCGACGCTGGAACTCCGACGAGTTGGTGGCGCCCCACTCCCGCGCAGCCCATTCACTGGCACTGGCAGCTCTCCCAGGACTTCTCCTACCCACGCGACGTGCTGCCCAACAAGACTGTCTATGACCTCGACGGCGAGCTGACGTCGGCCGAAACGGTGGCGAAGCTTCACGCCCTCGGACCAGACATCGTGGTGATCTGCTACTTCGACGCGGGCGTCTACGAGGACTACCGGTCGGACAAGGCGCGCTTCCCGGCGTCCGTGATTGGCAAACCGGACGAGGGTTGGGACGGCTCGTACTGGCTCGACATCCGCCAGCAGGACATCCTCCTTCCCATCATGAGGGACCGGATGATCAACTGGTGCAAGAACAAGGGCTTCGATGCCATCGAGCCGGATGAGACGGAGGTCTGGAGCAACGACTCCGGATTCCCCATCACCAAGGCCCAGAACAATGCCTACAACAAGGCGATCGCGGACCTCGCCCACTCGCTCGGAATGTCGGTGGGACTCAAGGGCAACAACACCGAGGCACCGGAGCTGGTGGACTACTTCGACTGGGCCCTGACGGAGCAGTGCTGGGAGTACGACGAGTGCCAGCTCTTCAAGAACAGCTTCTTCGCGAAGGGCAAGGCCGTCTTCAACGTGGAGTACAACACCAACCCGAACTGCACCCTCGCGAATCAGTGGCACATCAACTCGAGCCGCCGCGACCTCGACCTCGTGGGACCGACCGCGAGCGGCTACCTCTACCAACCCTGCATCCCCGACACCCAGTCAACCTGGTGAGCTGACGTCCCGGGGGCACATCCTCGAGCACCAGGATGTGCCCTCCAGCGCACCGTCGAGCTACGTCGTCAGGTACTTCTTCAAGGATTCGTTGGCGGCGTTGCGGTACTCCGGGATGCTGCCACGCTCGGCCGCGGCGAGGGCCTGCTTCAGGCGCGCCGCATCGAGGTCATGGGTGTAGCTCGGGGTGCCGGGCTGCTGGCGCCAGGAGTCCGAGAGGCTTCCGGCATCGACGGGATCGAAGCCGAGCTCGTCCACGAGCCGGAGCACCTTCGCCCGGGCCTCGGGCGGGTCCCCCGCGACCGGCAACGCGATCCTCCCCGGTGTGCCCTTCGCCGTGCCCTTCTCCAGAAGGTTCTTGAAGTAGATGTTGTTGAAGACCTTGACGACGGGACGGCCGATCCGCGACGCGACCCACTCGCTCTCGACCTTTCCGCCG
Above is a window of Cystobacter fuscus DNA encoding:
- a CDS encoding endo alpha-1,4 polygalactosaminidase, with product MSKLSLVAALTLGPLLGCGIQSTPSEPNPDGSIGAERLDAGAPLSDAGTPTSWWRPTPAQPIHWHWQLSQDFSYPRDVLPNKTVYDLDGELTSAETVAKLHALGPDIVVICYFDAGVYEDYRSDKARFPASVIGKPDEGWDGSYWLDIRQQDILLPIMRDRMINWCKNKGFDAIEPDETEVWSNDSGFPITKAQNNAYNKAIADLAHSLGMSVGLKGNNTEAPELVDYFDWALTEQCWEYDECQLFKNSFFAKGKAVFNVEYNTNPNCTLANQWHINSSRRDLDLVGPTASGYLYQPCIPDTQSTW
- a CDS encoding NADPH-dependent F420 reductase — protein: MGVGHRTGAHSHGSHSQEDGDMKIGIIGAGMIGGTLARRWTRLGHEVFIANSRGPETLRELAAETGAKAVTPAEAARAGEVVVLTIPQKAILDLPKDLFANVPKDVVVIDTGNYYPIRDGQIAELDGGKVESEWVASRIGRPVVKVFNNIYFKNLLEKGTAKGTPGRIALPVAGDPPEARAKVLRLVDELGFDPVDAGSLSDSWRQQPGTPSYTHDLDAARLKQALAAAERGSIPEYRNAANESLKKYLTT
- a CDS encoding phytoene desaturase family protein, translated to MKTTDVAVVGGGLGGLAVATLLARGGRRVVLFEKARHLGGRAHTTHQEGYHLNLGPHALYMAGAAARVLGRLGLELRGRGPRGEGGFALRGGRLHTLPSGLVSLLTTDLLSTMGKLEFARVMANLMRVDASTLKGMSLEEWLCANVSREEVRDPVAMLFRVSTYCADLALLGADAAVAQHQAAMAQGVRYLDGGWVELVRGLSAIADAAGVERVLSARVEEVTREEGGGRPRVHGVRLADGTEWAAEAVVLAAGPQDVAALLPGDAVAAGWAAKAVPVKAATLEVGLSRLPRPGALIAFGVDRPWYASVHSAWARVAPEGGALVHVAKYLGERDAVASEPELEGVLELLQPGWRQHVVTRRFLPGLTVMHALPTKTEGLEGRPRPVVEHLQGLGLVGDWVGPEGMLVDASLSSAEAVARAWLGRAEGARAA
- a CDS encoding sigma-70 family RNA polymerase sigma factor; the protein is MTSVDHEALEHAAREHERFLWGLCYRMTGVAADADELVQETYARALATPPGQPEEMRPWLTRVAMNLARDRLRRRKREDYVGPWLPSPVETGEEAVASVEAHLSGGGTTEGRYELLESVTFAFLLALEALTPRQRAVLLLRDVFDYPVREVAECLRMSETNVKVTHHRARAVMAAYDRERCVPTRELQERTRRTLEDFLGALVSGDVAAAEALLAEPVRALSDGGGETFAARVPVVGIKRVALFYRRLHELGGVADALEVRMINGLPALVAHWMQPAPGRPKRVVIRLDIGEDGRVRVLHSVQASRKLTGLPASTS